In the genome of Conger conger chromosome 8, fConCon1.1, whole genome shotgun sequence, one region contains:
- the znf330 gene encoding zinc finger protein 330, whose protein sequence is MPKKKTGARKKAESRKEREKQSRANREHVDVAKHPCNAAMECDKCLRRQKTRAFCYFCFSVQKLPMCAQCGKTKCMKSSDCVIKHPGVHSTGMAMVGAVCDFCEAWVCHGSKCLSTHACTCPLTDADCIECERSVWDHGGRIFRCSFCHNSLCEDDQFEHQASCQVLQAETFKCISCNRLGQHSCLRCKACFCDDHARSKVFKQEKGKSLPCPKCGHETQETKDLSMSTRTLKFGRQSCVDDAGASGYDSYWKNLASGGGADQDEEYGAGYDDYDEDEDEEEDEDEDEEEDADTEAAGPFAALNLNPTY, encoded by the exons ATGCCAAAAAAGAAGACTGGGGCTCGCAAGAAGGCTGAAAGCCGCAAGGAAAGGGAGAAGCAGAGTCGTGCTAACAGGGAGCATGTAGATGTGGCCAAGCACCCATGCAATGCTGCCATG GAGTGTGACAAGTGCCTAAG ACGTCAGAAGACCAGAGCTTTCTGCTACTTCTGCTTTTCTGTACAGAAGCTGCCCATGTGTGCACAGTGTG gaaaaacaaaatgcatgaagtcTTCTGACTGTGTGATCAAACACCCTGGGGTTCATAGCACTGGGATGGCCATGGTG ggggcagtgtgtgactTTTGTGAAGCCTGGGTCTGCCACGGATCGAAGTGTCTCAGCACACATGCCTGCACGTGCCCTCTTACGGACGCTGACTGCATCGAGTGTGAGAGGAGCGTCTGGGATCACG GGGGCCGGATCTTTCGCTGCTCATTTTGCCATAATAGCCTCTGTGAAGACGATCAGTTTGAGCACCAGGCAAGTTGCCaggttctgcaggcagaaacattcAAAT GCATTTCGTGTAATCGCCTGGGGCAGCACTCTTGCCTCCGTTGCAAG GCGTGCTTCTGCGATGATCACGCCAGAAGTAAAGTTTTTAAACAGGAGAAGGGTAAATCTCTCCCCTGCCCCAAGTGCGGGCATGAAACGCAGGAGACAAAAGACCTCAGCATGTCCA CCCGCACTCTGAAGTTCGGCCGGCAGAGTTGCGTGGATGACGCAGGCGCTTCAGGTTACGACTCCTACTGGAAGAACCTGGCCTCAGGAGGCGGGGCTGACCAGGACGAAGAGTACGGGGCGGGATATGATGACTATGACGAAGACGAGGATGAAGAGGAAGACGAGGATGAAGACGAAGAGGAAGACGCAGACACCGAGGCGGCTGGACCCTTCGCCGCCCTCAACCTCAACCCTACATATTGA